The Nocardioides marmorisolisilvae genomic interval CCTTCCGGCGGGCGCTGGTCGCCGGGCTCGACGACCCGATCGGCCCGTTGCGGGCCCGCGCGGAGGCCGAGCTGGTCGCCTTCGGGAAGCGGCTCGGGGCAGATTCCGCGTTGCGCGAGCGGATCGAGGGCTGGCTGGCGGACTTCTCGGTGTGGGCCACCGATCGGTACGGCGGAGAGCTCGCCGCGGTCATCACCCACACGATCGAGCGCTGGGACGGCCGGGAGGCGGCCGAGCGGATCGAGCTCCACGTGGGGCCCGATCTGCAGTTCATCCGGATCAACGGCACCGTGGTCGGCGGTCTGGTGGGCGTGATCATCCATGCGGTCACGGTTGTGATCTCATGACCGGCATGGCCGACGTACCGATCCGCGACGAGTCGATCCGGCTCGGTCAGTTCCTCAAGCTGGCCGACCTGATCGACTCCGGCTCCGACGCCAAGCACCTGCTGCTCGAGGGCGTCGTCCGGGTCAACGGTGAGCAGGAGACGCGGCGCGGCCGACAGCTGCACCCCGGCGACGTGGTGGACGTGAGCGGCCGGCAGGCCCGCGTCACGACGCGCTGATCGCTCAGCGCGAGGGCCGCACTCGGGTCAGCTGACGTCGATCAGGTCGACGACGAAGATCAGGGTCTCGCCGGGCTTGATCACGCCACCGGCACCGCGGTCGCCGTACCCGAGGTGCGGCGGGATCACCAGCCGGCGCCGGCCGCCGACCTTCATGCCCTGCACGCCGGTGTCCCACCCGGAGATCACCTGGCCGACACCGAGCCGGAACTGGAGCGGGGCGCCCCGGTTGTACGACGCGTCGAACTCCTCGCCGCTGGAGTGCGCGACCCCGACGTAGTGGACCGAAACGGTTTGGCCCGGCTTGGCCTCGGCGCCGTCGCCCTCCCGCAGGTCGGTGACCTCCAGGTCGGTGGGCGCGTCGCCCAGATGGGGGTCGACCTCGGGCTTCTCAGCAGTCATGGTGCCCGACCCTACCGGGCCCGTGGTCAGGTCTGATGCACGTAGGAGTCGAGCTGATCGCGCTCGAACTCGATCTGGTCGATGTGCGCCTTGACCACGTCGCCGATGCTGACGATGCCGCGCAGGACGCCGTCCTCGACGACGGGCACGTGCCGGAACCGGCGCTCGGTCATCAGTCGTCGGGTCTCGTCGAGGCTGTCGCCGGGTGCGACGCTGCGCACCGAGGGGGTCATGATCGCTGAGACCGCGGCGCCCAGCACGGAGTCGTCGCCGTGCAGCTTGCGTACGACGTCGCGCTCGCTGACGATGCCGTCCACCGATGAGCCGTCGGTCGAGACGATCACGGCGCCGATGTTGTGCTCGGCGAGCAGGGCGATCAGGTCGCGCACGGTGGCGTCGGGGGAGATGGTGACGACCTGCTGACTCGCCTTGCCGGCGATGACCTCGCTGATCTTCATCGGGCTCCTCCTCGAGTGGACGATCGGTTGCTCCAACCTAGTGTGCCGTCGGGGCGGGGTACACCCCTACTCGGTGCGGTCGGGCCCGTCCGGCTGCTCCTCCGCCCGATCCTCTGCCTGCTGGCTCGCGTCGTTGCT includes:
- a CDS encoding FKBP-type peptidyl-prolyl cis-trans isomerase, translating into MTAEKPEVDPHLGDAPTDLEVTDLREGDGAEAKPGQTVSVHYVGVAHSSGEEFDASYNRGAPLQFRLGVGQVISGWDTGVQGMKVGGRRRLVIPPHLGYGDRGAGGVIKPGETLIFVVDLIDVS
- a CDS encoding RNA-binding S4 domain-containing protein, with amino-acid sequence MADVPIRDESIRLGQFLKLADLIDSGSDAKHLLLEGVVRVNGEQETRRGRQLHPGDVVDVSGRQARVTTR
- a CDS encoding CBS domain-containing protein is translated as MKISEVIAGKASQQVVTISPDATVRDLIALLAEHNIGAVIVSTDGSSVDGIVSERDVVRKLHGDDSVLGAAVSAIMTPSVRSVAPGDSLDETRRLMTERRFRHVPVVEDGVLRGIVSIGDVVKAHIDQIEFERDQLDSYVHQT